From Micromonas commoda chromosome 15, complete sequence, one genomic window encodes:
- a CDS encoding predicted protein (Encodes a protein with hydroxyproline-rich glycoprotein (HRGP) motifs), which translates to MEDGEAPAASMDDFPEGMKVNTSNAGGEVSMSLEETNRVREKLGLKPLRTGESDRTKARREAEETERAAREADAKDAETAALAAKIAAAKEKRTMEQRNRATKQLGEAADADDDDMMAWVNKSRKIEEKRRKEERKKAEELARKLAEQDDEAEESEGDEIYGGKDLAGMRVRHGLEDVAEGETMILTLKDSSILDDKLQGINEEDDELENVNVAQERKRQKAKKAATKRSDNPFGADDEDAGKKILSKYDEEDEDEGLTLDAAGAIDAAEEKRKADIKRRLAASLGGVSVNAVAETADVRKREMSEFMSAAEVAEEAAAKFNKPKKKRRKKLREKKFDISEIENDHLAQAAQEKQEAAAEPERARGRFRNDAGEEERKLMGFQNALNKAKIKTDERILAEMAGDVEDEDTELAMALERTKRLAERGVGARSDVDVARVAAARRATDAPDVGERGASGEGMVFNDVQEFVHGINVEDKRATRSEAAAAGDMPPVPPPPPGSGDMPPVPPPPPGSDVDGMPPVPPPPPSGVGAEEEHEDDEVNPLDGVQANPMGSGLAATLALLKETGKLHENDMWDGRTNDKKPLALMRVREAAEITGAEFEGHKFDFKLDRYDEFGRKMTPKEAFRELCHRFHGIEPGRAKKEKRLRAYQEEVKAKKMREGESVTGSVDKMKMAQKATAAPYVVLSGKIHAGQISDAVSKYATAGLEDDAGKETGKASPAPGGAKRGGGGGDGGGGNAMDPTTLPMLTGAEKVKFMMSKK; encoded by the coding sequence atggaggatGGCGAGGCCCCGGCGGCTTCCATGGACGACTTCCCCGAGGGCATGAAGGTCAATACGTCTaacgcgggcggggaggtCTCCATGTCCCTGGAGGAGACCAACCGAGTCCGCGAGAAGCTGGGATTGAAGCCCCTCCGCACGGGCGAGAGTGATCGGACCaaggcgcgtcgcgaggccgaggagacggaacgcgcggcgcgggaggcggacgccaaggATGCGgaaaccgccgcgctcgccgccaagatagccgcggccaaggagaAGCGGACCATGGAGCAGCGCAACCGCGCCACCAAGCaactcggcgaggcggcggacgccgacgacgacgacatgatGGCTTGGGTGAACAAGAGCCGCAAGATCGAGGAGAAGCGGCGCAAGGAGGAACGCaaaaaggcggaggagctcgcgcggaagctcgcggagcaggacgacgaggcggaggagtcggagggcgacgagatcTACGGCGGCAAGGACCTCGCGGGCATGAGGGTTCGTCACGGCCTggaagacgtcgccgagggcgagaccATGATCTTAACCCTGAAGGACTCGTCCATCCTCGACGATAAGCTCCAGGGGATCAAcgaagaggacgacgagctcgagaacgTCAACGTGGCCCAGGAGCGCAAGCGGCAGAAGGCGAAAAAGGCTGCGACGAAGCGAAGCGACAACCCTtttggcgccgacgacgaggacgccggcaaGAAGATACTCTCAAagtacgacgaggaggacgaggacgagggtcTCActctggacgcggcgggcgcgatcgacgccgcggaggagaagaggAAAGCCGACATCAAGCGCaggctcgccgcctcgctcggcggcgtttcCGTCAACGCCGTGGCTGAGACGGCTGACGTGCGGAAGAGGGAGATGTCAGAGTtcatgtccgcggcggaggttgccgaggaggcggcggccaagttTAACAAACCAAAGAAGAAGCGACGGAAGAAGCTGCGGGAGAAGAAGTTTGACATCTCCGAGATTGAGAACGACCacctcgcgcaggcggcgcaggagaAGCAGGAGgcagccgccgagcccgaaaGGGCCCGAGGCCGTTTCCGGAAtgacgcgggggaggaggagaggaaACTGATGGGGTTTCAGAACGCGCTCAACAAGGCCAAGATCAAGACGGACgagcgcatcctcgccgagatggccggcgacgtcgaagacgaggacacggagctcgcgatggcgctcgAGCGGACCAAGCGGCTCGCGGAGAGGGGCGTTGGGGCTCGaagcgacgtcgacgtcgcgagggtggcggcggctcggcgggcgacggaTGCGCCGGATGTTGGGgagcgaggcgcgagcggcgagggcatGGTGTTCAACGACGTGCAAGAGTTCGTTCACGGGATCAACGTGGAGGACaagagggcgacgaggagcgaggcggccgccgcgggcgacatGCCCCCGGTTCCGCCCCCGCCACCCGGCTCGGGCGACATGCCGCCCgttcctcccccgccgcccggctcGGATGTCGACGGCATGCCGCCCgttcctcccccgccgccctcgggggttggcgccgaggaggaacaTGAGGATGACGAGGTGAACCCCTTGGACGGCGTGCAGGCCAACCCCATGGGAAGCGGTTTGGCGGCCACTCTGGCCCTGCTGAAGGAGACCGGTAAGCTGCACGAGAACGACATGTGGGACGGGCGCACCAACGACAAGAAACCCCTGGCGCTCATGCGCGTGAGGGAAGCGGCGGAAATCACCGGCGCAGAGTTTGAGGGCCACAAGTTCGACTTCAAGCTGGACAGGTACGACGAGTTTGGGCGCAAGATGACCCCGAAGGAGGCGTTCCGCGAGCTGTGCCACAGGTTCCACGGCATCGAACCCGGCCGAGCCAAGAAGGAGAAACGGCTGAGGGCGTATcaggaggaggtcaaggcgaagaagatgCGGGAGGGCGAGTCGGTGACCGGGTCCGTGGATAAGATGAAGATGGCGCAAAAGgcaaccgcggcgccgtacgtGGTTTTATCGGGCAAGATCCACGCCGGTCAGATCTCGGACGCGGTGAGCAAGTACGCCACAGCCGGGCTGGAGGATGACGCCGGCAAGGAGACGGGTAAGGCCTCGCCcgcacccggcggcgccaagcggggcggtggtggtggtgacggcggcggcgggaacgcgaTGGACCCGACCACGCTGCCGATGCTCACCGGTGCGGAGAAGGTCAAGTTCATGATGTCGAAGAAGTAA
- a CDS encoding predicted protein, with the protein MTECLKRSSANANAAPPWLEEHFPTDSTDVLLGSFVGSYRASRLLVSGRVYVVSGQRGARVWFHSDIFGIVTTRLIHLADVSVVRKVNKVGVVSAIELLRASDGKSYVLCSFLYRDNAFKCIHDAWRLEHSANATATTHDGSVAHTASGDENDDDDATGIPGITGSSERTYSVASSQATEKVYGSQDTFSYASRRPPPDAREIVLTRRFPDCKDQCELYDRMFDSELTLLTNHLTRNCKAKNVVRSPMRDGKCYLSYDTPTGVHLPSVPKVCHMKDAQMYDRGAWMSSRAHSQGTPYADCYKVETLVLFDVSFSLTSEVQVSCHVEWLKPVSSIVKSLIERGTRDKVRKSYGRFFDLVEEDLRANEGASAPPMQDAGLIRSNSTMSVSSVEVPVPETNSTADRVARTSYWWGHAQRRNRRFGGSRVVAVRGRRCGARDEKRDPFGHQAPGQ; encoded by the exons ATGACCGAGTGTTTGAAAAGGTCGTCCGCcaacgcgaacgccgcgccgccgtggctCGAGGAGCACTTCCCCACCGACTCGACCGACGTGCTGCTGGGTTCCTTCGTCGGCTCGTACCGTGCCTCTCGTCTGCTTGTGTCGGGGCGAGTCTACGTCGTTTCCGGCcaacggggcgcgcgcgtgtggtTTCATTCGGATATCTTCGGTATCGTCACCACTCGGCTCAtccacctcgcggacgtATCCGTGGTGCGCAAGGTGAATAAGGTTGGCGTCGTGTCTGCCatcgagctccttcgcgccTCAGACGGCAAGAGCTATGTGTTGTGCAGCTTTTTATACAGGGACAACGCCTTCAAGTGCATTCACGACGCGTGGAGGCTGGAGCacagcgcgaacgcgaccgcgacgacacACGACGGCAGCGTCGCGcacaccgcgagcggcgacgagaacgacgacgacgacgcgacgggaaTCCCGGGCATCACCGGCTCCTCAGAACGAACCTACTCGGTGGCGTCCTCTCAGGCCACCGAGAAGGTTTACGGCTCCCAAGACACCTTCTCCTATGCGAGCCGCAGGCCCCCTCCCGACGCGAGGGAAATCGTGCTCACCAGGCGCTTCCCCGACTGTAAGGATCAATGCGAGCTCTACGATCGCATGTTCGACTCGGAGCTGACCCTTTTGACGAATCATCTCACGCGCAACTGTAAGGCTAAGAACGTCGTGAGGAGCCCGATGAGGGACGGCAAGTGTTACCTCTCTTACGACACGCCCACGGGTGTTCACCTCCCGTCCGTGCCCAAGGTGTGCCACATGAAGGACGCCCAGATGTACGACCGAGGCGCATGGATGTCGTCGCGCGCTCATAGTCAGGGAACACCCTACGCGGACTGCTACAAAGTGGAGACACTCGTGCTGTTCGACGTGTCCTTCAGCCTCACTTCCGAGGTCCAGGTGTCGTGCCACGTGGAATGGCTCAAGCCGGTCTCCAGCATCGTCAAGAGCCTCATCGAGCGCGGAACGAGGGACAAGGTTCGAAAGAGTTACGGCAGGTTCTTCGACCTGGTGGAGGAGGATCTTCGGGCAAACGAaggagcgagcgcgccgccgatgcaAGACGCCGGCCTCATCCGCTCAAACTCAACGATGAGCGTCAGCTCCGTCGAGGTGCCGGTGCCCGAGACGAACAGCACCGCAGACAGAGTCGCCCGCACTTCGTACTGGTGGGGACATGCC CAACGACGGAACCGACGTTTCGGTGGTTCCCGGGTCGTTGCAGTTCGTGGTCGGAGGTGTGGAGCCCGTGACGAAAAGCGCGATCCGTTCGGCCATCAGGCGCCTGGCCAGTGA
- a CDS encoding predicted protein, with product MAPKREMVDPAYHTLVLSESDDDLDSEEIEDAPVCDDPHAALRRVSSAFDAKVAHLTSPGLAPSEATAVTLDAEVTSRLNAARAMLSKVKRALLDPFKQMIETKRDEAAQLEEARAAEQRVLLERLTAQSKGVDEELSMLADAAGLRSVCDLYAAAEDEEIEARARRDKSRA from the coding sequence ATGGCTCCGAAGCGCGAGATGGTCGACCCCGCGTACCACACCCTCGTGCTCTCCGAGTCGGATGACGACCTCGACtccgaggagatcgaggacgcgcccgtgTGCGACGACCCACACGCCGCGCTGAGGCGCGTGAGCAGCGCCTTCGACGCGAAGGTTGCGCACCTCACGTCTCCGGGCCTCGCTCCTTCCGAAGCGACCGCGGtgaccctcgacgccgaggttaCCTCCAGgctgaacgccgcgcgcgcgatgctctCCAAGGtgaagcgcgcgctcctcgacccGTTCAAGCAGATGATAGAAACAAAGAGGGACGAGGCCGCGCAgttggaggaggcgagggccgcgGAGCAGCGAGTCCTCCTGGAGCGGCTCACCGCGCAGTCCaagggcgtggacgaggagtTGTCcatgctcgccgacgccgccggcctGAGATCCGTGTGCGACCtttacgccgccgcggaggacgaggagatcgaggcgcgggcgaggcgcgacaAGTCGAGGGCCTGA
- a CDS encoding predicted protein gives YPYWWALPLAPYGSKATAMNEVVPGQVWTFDQLQGLLDVLVNVRMTVVALANGGLWVHNPVAPTQELMDMLAPIVAKHGPVKHIVVGSAAIEHKIYSGPFSKKFPAADVWVPQKNWTFPVDVPIDAYVPYYPRGSPKYLPLDSSSGIGAVPWADEIEHYTLEVGGSSLRNFKDPWFVDTAFYHKRSKTMLVTDVVLHVSQDPVPVAVIEPEPLLVRGMNGPDQMLPNTREARSMGWGKTVLFGLLFNPTAVDVRINPLSVNKSFLDGFYWEPKWKDAFKNLTDKDMFVPPILHTLAFPRRRDEVKRWAESVAAWDFERIIPGHLDGPIDATPKQFAAAID, from the coding sequence TACCCGTACTGGTGGGCGCTCCCCCTCGCGCCCTACGGGAGCAAGGCCACCGCGATGAACGAGGTGGTGCCCGGGCAGGTGTGGACGTTCGACCAGCTGCAGGGTCTGCTGGACGTGCTCGTGAACGTGAGGATGACGGTTGTGGCGCTCGCAAACGGGGGCCTGTGGGTGCACAACccggtggcgccgacgcAGGAGCTCATGGACATgctcgcgcccatcgtcgccaaGCACGGTCCGGTCAAGCACATCGTGGTgggcagcgccgcgatcgagcaCAAAATCTACTCCGGACCCTTCAGCAAGAAGTTCCCAGCCGCCGACGTCTGGGTCCCGCAGAAGAACTGGACCTTCCCGGTGGACGTCCCCATCGACGCGTACGTTCCGTACTACCCCAGGGGATCGCCCAAGTACCTCCCGCTGGATTCCAGCTcgggcatcggcgccgtgcCGTGGGCGGACGAGATCGAGCACTACACCCTGGAGGTTGGAGGGAGCTCGCTGAGAAACTTTAAGGACCCGTGGTTCGTCGACACCGCGTTTTATCACAAGAGGTCCAAGACGATGCTGGTCACCGACGTGGTGCTGCACGTGTCGCAGGACCCGGTGCCGGTGGCGGTCATCGAACCGGAACCCCTGCTGGTGAGGGGCATGAACGGACCGGACCAGATGCTGCCCAACACCAGGGAGGCGAGGTCGATGGGCTGGGGCAAGACGGTGCTGTTCGGCCTTCTGTTCAACCCCACCGCGGTTGACGTCAGGATCAACCCGCTGAGCGTGAACAAGTCCTTCCTGGACGGGTTCTACTGGGAGCCCAAGTGGAAGGACGCGTTCAAGAACCTGACGGACAAGGACATGTTCGTGCCGCCGATCCTTCACACCCTGGCGTTCCCGCGGCGCAGGGACGAGGTGAAGCGGTGGGcggagagcgtcgcggcgtgggaCTTTGAGCGGATCATCCCGGGCCACCTGGACGGTCCCATCGACGCCACGCCCAAGcagttcgcggcggcgatcgac
- a CDS encoding predicted protein, protein MWDRIVVFLAFLAHHIDAARLTPRANTIGPSQHALRADNSNWMAEDASILRDMTLGEVVLPGTHDAGAYALTSKLMPGSRFPTPWEAAAIAIAEDLGIGVDRVITPWALTQSLDVLAQLEFGYRYIDLRAGWNGTAWCAHHAEVGVPIADILNDIATFMRTHPGEVVVVQTSHLDGFPNATRVDELSAEVTKTLGEYVAGPEWARGKAFGDVTIGEMVDSGRRLAVVFGDGDYESFGGASKTTWPPEVLHNAYADADDPTAVMKYVRDKIVEYNNSSGEAAPPGTMSKISWILTAQTKTVVGMFEPGARPRSLRELTERSRPAFGALAEEVVQSGCRAGNIMSVDFGGGAGDYATRAVR, encoded by the exons ATGTGGGACCGTATCGTGGTGTttctcgcgttcctcgcgcatcacatcgacgccgcgaggctgaCACCGCGCGCAAACACCATCGGACCCTCGCAACACGCGCTACGAGCGGACAACTCCAACTGGATGGCCGAGGATGCGTCGATTCTCCGTGACATGACTCTCGGCGAGGTGGTCCTCCCCGGCacgcacgacgcgggcgcctaCGCGCTGACGTCGAAGCTGATGCCGGGTTCAAGGTTCCCGACACCGTGGGAGGCTGCGGCTATCGCGATAGCCGAGGACTTGGGCATCGGCGTGGACAGGGTGATTACCCCGTGGGCGCTGACGCAATctctcgacgtcctcgcgcagctcgagttCGGGTACAGGTACATCGACCTGAGGGCGGGATGGAACGGCACCGCGTGGTGCGCGCATCACGCCGAGGTCGGTGTTCCCATCGCCGACATCCTGAACGACATCGCGACGTTCATGCGGACACACCCCGGGGAGGTCGTGGTCGTGCAGACGAGCCACCTGGACGGCTTCCCCAACGCGACACGCGTGGACGAACTGTCGGCGGAGGTGACGAAAACACTCGGCGAATACGTGGCCGGTCCGGAGTGGGCGCGAGGTAAGGCGTTCGGGGATGTCACCATAGGGGAGATGGTGGACTCCGGGCGGAGACTCGCGGTGGTgtttggcgacggcgactaTGAATCGTTCGGCGGCGCATCCAAGACCACATGGCCGCCCGAGGTGCTGCACAACgcgtacgccgacgccgacgacccgacCGCGGTGATGAAATACGTGCGCGATAAGATTGTGGAGTACAACAACTCCAGCGGGGAGGCCGCACCTCCCGGGACGATGTCCAAGATATCGTGGATTCTCACCGCGCAAACTAAGACTGTCGTCGGCATGttcgagcccggcgcgcggccgaggagcCTGAGGGAGCTGACCGAGCGAAGCAGGCCCGCGTTCGGGgcactcgccgaggaggtggttCAGTCGGGATGTAGGGCGGGTAACATTATGAGCGTCgacttcggcggcggcgcgggggactACGCG ACGCGAGCTGTTCGCTGA
- a CDS encoding predicted protein, protein MLQSRKAEARKLVGGVTIEDWMNGREQTRRLVMEHAQKSAAYAEAAQHRTELLREAEVTFSQNRSVRHGSLAELPDDADPENFPNPPGVSEKTARRLHQEAMRAVGGDDKWWKETARLNREQRVLDQQEEARRRKVLEREVQATPGVTYKNNRDRAGVGAARTSVQSLHFGETEVF, encoded by the coding sequence ATGCTGCAGTCTCGAAAGGCGGAGGCTCGCAAGCTGGTGGGCGGCGTCACCATCGAGGACTGGATGAACGGACGGGAACAGACGCGGCGGTTGGTGATGGAACACGCGCAGAAATCTGCGGCgtacgccgaggctgcgcagcACCGAACCGAGCTgctgagggaggcggaggttACCTTCTCGCAGAATCGTTCGGTTCGACACGGttcgctcgccgagctcccagacgacgccgacccggAGAACTTCCCGAATCCGCCGGGCGTGTCCGAgaagacggcgaggaggcttCATCAGGAGGCGATGCGTGCGGTGGGCGGGGACGACAAGTGGTGGAAGGAAACGGCGCGGCTCAACAGGGAGCAGAGGGTGCTTGACCAGCAGGAGGAGGCCAGGCGGCGAAAAGTGCTCGAGCGGGAGGTGCAGGCCACGCCGGGTGTGACGTACAAGAACAACAGGGACcgggcgggcgtcggcgcagcGAGGACCTCGGTGCAGTCGTTGCACTTTGGAGAGACGGAGGTGTTCTGA
- a CDS encoding predicted protein — MSATASASSLSFGRNVVDQRLKVAAPSARVVAPRPALQVENMVKIRFTRLGRKRTPFYRIIAIDSRKRRDGAPLEYLGWYDPVKKQSNLDAPAIKAWLGKGAQPSDTVRNLLKKSLIMD; from the exons AtgtccgccaccgccagcgCCAGCTCCCTGAGCTTCGGCCGCAACGTCGTCGACCAGCGCCTCAAGGTCGCG gctccctccgcgcgcgttgtcgctccccgccccgcgctTCAGGTTGAGAACATGGTGAAG ATCCGTTTCACCCGCCTCGGTCGCAAGAGGACCCCTTTCTACCGCATCATCGCGATCGACTCCCGCaagcgtcgcgacggtgcccCCCTCGAGTACCTCGGCTGGTACGACCCGGTGAAGAAGCAGTCCAACCTCGACGCTCCCGCTATCAAGGCGTGGCTGGGCAAGGGTGCCCAGCCCTCCGACACCGTCAGGAACCTCCTGAAGAAGTCTCTCATCATGGATTAA
- a CDS encoding predicted protein, whose translation MTTPDEPFTRLTPAPDDVVIDREKFTKTVPLIALRVPKAKCQFYMKALRGLVLDIPRQQSVVRDPSDDSMRLLLLKEEVKDGSLPTMSEERRAEIGVDALERTTHDLVLSYDYFNAEQVLRRLLPEGCDVPGSFETVGHIAHLNLRDEVLEHKHVIGRVLLDKNPRLKTVVNKVGSIESEFRVPTWELLAGDTSLETEVRQHGIPFKLDFGEVYWNSRLEAEHKRLIEQIRPGEILCDAMCGIGPFAVPAAKAGRRVYANDLNPSCARYARVNCVGNKVKNLVKCYNMCARELIRKLLRPGKVEDTGETTVGTDGKRRAVQWAATGEDADGEPPSGAVFDHVTMNLPATAIEFLNVFKGAFDRETWAGRRLPVIHVYTFKRATETVEDVVRRGEGHLGAAIANPTVHEVRDVAPNKIMLCLSFRITPDAAFPPEDGTKGNEAKRAKTGD comes from the exons atgacgacgccggacgAGCCTTTTACCCGTctcacgcccgcgcccgatgACGTCGTCATCGACAGGGAAAAGTTCACCAAAACGGTCCCGCTCATCGCGCTGCGCGTGCCGAAG GCCAAGTGTCAGTTTTACATGAAGGCTCTGCGCGGGCTCGTCCTGGACATCCCCCGGCAGCAGTCGGTGGTGAGGGATCCCAGCGACGATTCCATGCGACTGCTGCTGCTgaaggaggaggtcaaggaCGGCTCGTTGCCGACGATGAGCGAGGAGAGGCGGGCGGAgatcggcgtggacgcgctggagCGAACGACGCATGATTTGGTCCTGTCTTACGATTACTTCAACGCCGAGCAGGTGCTACGGCGGCTCCTGCCCGAGGGTTGCGACGTGCCGGGATCGTTCGAGACTGTGGGACACATCGCGCACCTCAACCTGAGGGACGAGGTGTTGGAACACAAGCACGTCATCGGTCGCGTGTTGCTCGATAAGAACCCGCGGCTGAAGACGGTGGTGAACAAGGTTGGGAGCATCGAGAGCGAGTTCAGGGTGCCCACGTGGGAGCTGCTCGCGGGGGATACGTCACTCGAGACGGAGGTGCGGCAGCACGGCATCCCGTTCAAGCTCGACTTTGGGGAGGTGTACTGGAACAGCAGGCTGGAGGCGGAGCACAAGCGGTTGATCGAGCAGATACGACCGGGGGAGATACTGTGCGACGCCATGTGCGGGATAGGACCGTTCGCGGTgcccgccgccaaggctggaCGGAGGGTGTACGCCAACGACCTGAACCCATCCTGCGCCAGGTACGCGAGAGTGAACTGCGTCGGGAACAAGGTCAAGAACCTGGTCAAGTGCTACAACATGTGCGCCCGGGAGCTCATTCGGAAGCTGCTGCGGCCGGGTAAGGTTGAGGACACGGGTGAGACGACGGTCGGGACGGACGGGAAGAGACGAGCGGTGcagtgggcggcgacgggtgaagacgcggacggcgagccACCCTCCGGGGCTGTGTTTGATCACGTCACCATGAACCTTCCCGCCACGGCTATTGAGTTTCTCAACGTCTTCAAGGGTGCGTTCGACCGGGAGACGTGGGCGGGGCGTCGGTTGCCCGTAATACATGTCTACACGTTCaagcgcgcgacggagaccGTAGAAGATGTGgtgcggcgcggggaaggcCACCTTGGGGCGGCGATAGCAAACCCAACCGTGCACGAGGTGAGGGACGTGGCTCCCAACAAAATCATGCTCTGCCTCTCGTTTAGGATCACACCCGACGCGGCGTTTCCACCGGAGGATGGAACGAAAGGGAACGAGGCGAAGCGCGCCAAAACTGGTGATTAG
- a CDS encoding predicted protein — IEKEACYAIGLLASKENHQNRIADAGALPGLVALLKRYPPQMSGNVAPSVARRAADAVTNLAHENNPIKNRVRTEGGIPPLVALLETRDAKVQRAAASALRTLAFKNNENKEQIVEEGALPMLIFMVRSGDPHIHYEAVGVIGNLVHSSNHIKRRVLDEGALQPVIGLLSSECNESRREAALLLGQFATTTDDTNIEYKIKIVQRGAVQPLIQMLNHTESQLREMAAFALGRLAQNKDNQVGICHADGLRPLLDLLDSDETNLQHNAAFALYGLADNEDNVPDIIREGTVQRLMGGELKAQPSKDCVNKTLKRLEEKVDGRVLKYLVYLMRSSNKDEQQRIAVALAHLCSDDQQRVIFDEQGGLDILLEMYSASAGALFPLAMRDAAGALFKVSQNMKALLSARYPNDAVPLPATPETHLAYEHFNNPELSDIVFFSDRDGGWEFHAHKIAFTHVSDEFHQLIDQHKVADTQQGDSHMPVRVDMSDVMQKDEFHGLMQFVYQGDIEVPEELTEENDENGVAPLAQRLLQFAHRYEMNGLKRHCEGCMEEILTHMEDPKCEFLREFISLAGRCNADDFIRACALYTLQHHGRICKSIGDSETVLLAQQIEPHIRQHLQSTMYR, encoded by the coding sequence ATTGAGAAGGAGGCGTGCTACGCCATCGGCCTGCTCGCGTCCAAGGAGAATCACCAGAACAgaatcgccgacgcgggggccCTCCCCGGCCTTGTCGCGCTTCTCAAGAGATACCCACCCCAGATGAGCGGTAACGTGGCTCCGTCCGTGGCTCGcagggcggcggatgcggtgACCAACCTTGCGCACGAGAACAACCCGATCAAGAACAGGGTACGGACCGAGGGTGGCatcccgccgctcgtcgcgttgTTGGAGACGAGGGACGCCAAGGTTCAGAGGGCGGCTGCCTCGGCGCTGAGGACGCTCGCGTTCAAGAACAACGAGAACAAGGAACagatcgtcgaggagggcgccctTCCGATGCTCATCTTCATGGTGCGATCCGGCGATCCACACATCCACTATGAGGCCGTGGGGGTGATTGGTAACCTGGTGCACTCGTCCAACCACATCAAGCGGAGGGTGCTCGACGAGGGTGCGCTGCAGCCAGTCATTGGCCTCCTCTCCTCGGAGTGCAACGAGAGcaggagggaggcggcgctcctcctcggacagTTCGCCACGACCACGGACGACACCAACATCGAGTATAAGATCAAGATCGTGCAGAGGGGCGCGGTGCAACCTTTGATCCAGATGCTGAACCACACCGAGAGTCAGCTGAGGGAGATGGCGGCGTTTGCGCTCGGTCGACTTGCGCAGAACAAGGACAACCAGGTGGGCATCTGCCACGCCGACGGACTGCGACCCCTCCTGGACCTCCTGGACTCGGACGAGACCAACCTGCAGCAcaacgccgcgttcgcgctgtACGGACTGGCGGACAACGAGGATAACGTCCCCGACATCATCCGCGAGGGCACGGTGCAGCGGCTGATGGGCGGCGAGCTCAAAGCTCAGCCCAGCAAGGATTGCGTGAACAAGACCCTGAAGAGGCTGGAGGAGAAGGTTGACGGGCGGGTGCTCAAGTACCTCGTCTACCTGATGCGATCCTCGAACAAGGACGAGCAGCagcgcatcgccgtcgcgttggcACATCTTTGCAGCGACGACCAACAGCGGGTCATCTTCGACGAGCAGGGCGGCTTGGACATTTTGCTCGAGATgtactcggcgagcgcgggcgctctTTTCCCCTTGGCGATGAgagacgcggcgggtgcgttGTTCAAGGTTTCGCAGAACATGAAGGCGCTGCTCTCGGCGAGGTATCCCAACGACGCGGTGCCGCTGCCCGCCACCCCAGAGACGCATCTCGCTTACGAGCACTTCAACAACCCCGAGCTGAGCGACATTGTCTTCTTCtcggaccgcgacggcggatggGAGTTTCACGCGCACAAGATTGCATTCACGCACGTCAGCGATGAGTTCCACCAGCTCATCGACCAACACAAGGTCGCGGACACGCAGCAGGGCGATTCCCACATGCCGGTGCGCGTGGACATGAGCGACGTGATGCAGAAGGATGAGTTCCACGGTTTGATGCAGTTTGTGTACCAAGGCGACATCGAGGTCCCCGAGGAACTGACCGAGGAAAATGACGAGAATGGAGTTGCCCCTCTCGCACAGAGGCTGCTGCAATTCGCGCACAGGTACGAGATGAACGGCCTCAAGCGCCACTGCGAGGGTTGCATGGAGGAGATCCTCACGCATATGGAGGATCCGAAGTGCGAGTTTCTGCGGGAGTTCATCTCGCTCGCGGGGCGGTGCAACGCGGATGACTTTATTCGAGCGTGTGCCCTGTACACGCTGCAGCACCACGGACGAATCTGCAAGTCCATCGGGGACTCGGAGACCGTCTTGCTCGCGCAGCAGATCGAGCCGCACATTCGCCAACACCTTCAGTCCACGATGTACCGG